The following are from one region of the Coturnix japonica isolate 7356 chromosome 23, Coturnix japonica 2.1, whole genome shotgun sequence genome:
- the PTP4A2 gene encoding protein tyrosine phosphatase type IVA 2 isoform X1 yields the protein MPAAWGGCGELRLRRDESGGSSRLGDGAQPASRVAENGCEAAPLARHRQTRDPPARAPSGRFHAGGLRRSGPYHCRLRGCVAPCQSAPCGPYHGAGRGGSGLCSVSRVAAGLCAVSAARAAPGVVQPQPRHGPRRSPTPPPPLPAPIAPPGPRCGRRRVRSEERRRAQCPGCSGGIHVAHLWRF from the exons ATGCCGGCTGCGTGGGGAGGGTGCGGGGAGCTCCGGCTGCGCAGGGATGAGAGCGGCGGCTCCTCGCGGCTCGGGGACGGGGCTCAACCCGCATCTCGTGTGGCGGAAAACGGCTGCGAGGCTGCGCCGCTCGCACGGCACAGACAGACACGGGATCCCCCCGCGAGGGCACCGAGTGGGCGCTTCCACGCGGGGGGATTGAGGCGGAGCGGGCCGTACCACTGCCGGTTGCGGGGGTGCGTCGCGCCGTGCCAATCAGCGCCGTGCGGGCCGTACCACGGGGCAGGGCGGGGGGGGAGCGGCCTGTGCAGTGTGAGCCGTGTGGCGGCGGGGCTGTGCGCTGTGTCCGCCGCTCGGGCCGCACCGGGGGTCGTTCAGCCTCAGCCCCGTCACGGGCCCCGCCGCTCCCCAACGCCGCCGCCGCCCCTTCCTGCCCCCATCGCGCCCCCCGGCCCGCGGTGTGGGAGGCGCCGGGTCCGCTCGGAAGAACGGCGCCGCGCTCAATGCCCGGG GTGTTCTGGTGGAATTCACGTCGCACATTTATGGCGATTCTGA